The proteins below come from a single Pandoraea apista genomic window:
- a CDS encoding glutamate/aspartate ABC transporter substrate-binding protein, whose translation MTLSKIALAMCCVGLMAGAAQAQESGTLKKIKDTGIISLGNRESSIPFSFYDNNHNVVGYANDVAMAIVAEVKKDLKLPKLDVKQTPITSQNRIPLVQNGTIDIECGSTTNNADRQKQAAFSNTFFIIGTRLLAKNSSGIKDFADLKGKNVVTTAGTTSERLLREMNQKENMGMNIISAKDHGEAAITLHSGRAVAFMMDDALLAGERAKFKDAKDYSIVGKPQSYEAYGCMMRKDDPAFKKLVDKAVADYQKSGQAQKDYAKWFQQPIPALGGVNMDFPPSAEMAALWKSPNDNADVQGSK comes from the coding sequence ATGACCCTCTCGAAAATTGCGTTGGCGATGTGCTGTGTGGGCCTGATGGCAGGTGCTGCTCAGGCGCAGGAAAGCGGTACCCTCAAAAAAATCAAGGACACAGGCATTATCTCGCTGGGAAACCGCGAGTCGTCGATCCCGTTCTCTTTCTATGACAACAACCACAATGTCGTCGGCTATGCCAACGACGTGGCCATGGCGATCGTCGCTGAAGTCAAAAAGGATCTGAAGCTGCCGAAGCTGGATGTCAAGCAGACGCCGATCACGTCGCAGAACCGCATTCCGCTGGTTCAAAACGGCACGATCGACATCGAGTGCGGTTCGACCACGAACAACGCCGATCGTCAGAAGCAAGCTGCGTTCTCGAACACGTTCTTCATCATCGGCACGCGTCTGCTGGCGAAAAACAGCTCGGGCATCAAGGATTTCGCCGATCTGAAGGGCAAGAACGTCGTGACCACGGCGGGTACGACCTCCGAGCGTCTGCTGCGCGAGATGAATCAGAAAGAAAACATGGGCATGAACATCATCAGCGCCAAGGACCACGGCGAAGCAGCAATCACGCTGCATTCGGGCCGTGCCGTTGCGTTCATGATGGATGACGCCCTGCTCGCCGGTGAGCGCGCCAAGTTCAAGGACGCCAAGGACTACAGCATTGTCGGCAAGCCGCAATCGTACGAAGCCTACGGCTGCATGATGCGCAAGGACGATCCGGCGTTCAAGAAGCTGGTCGACAAGGCCGTTGCGGACTATCAGAAGTCGGGTCAGGCGCAAAAGGACTACGCCAAGTGGTTCCAGCAACCGATTCCGGCACTGGGTGGCGTGAACATGGACTTCCCGCCGTCGGCTGAAATGGCCGCGCTGTGGAAGTCGCCGAACGACAACGCTGACGTTCAAGGTTCCAAGTAA
- a CDS encoding LysR family transcriptional regulator, whose translation MEIKWLEDFVSLAKTNSFSRSAELRHVTQPAFSRRIQSLEAWLGSELIDRSSYPTRLTPAGEVFYEQALALLSQAQEARALLREQRSADHSVLDFAVPHTLSMTFFPRWLKTLEKRMGLLRSRLRALNVHDAAMSLTDGGCDLLMCYYHPSQPLQLDAARYEMVVLGSERFSPYSAPTAQKRARFKLPGTPEAPVPYLAYTSNAYLGRMADLLAGDASSPPYLDKVYETDMAEALKAMVLAGHGVAFLPESAVVDSVARDELIDLAPPGKAAAPWHLDMEIRLYRDRLAYTDPSNRRERAKRDVVEAFWQAVRDQVKG comes from the coding sequence ATGGAAATCAAATGGCTCGAGGACTTCGTGTCGCTCGCCAAGACGAACAGTTTCAGCCGTTCGGCCGAGTTGCGGCATGTCACGCAACCGGCGTTCTCGCGCCGTATCCAGTCGCTTGAAGCGTGGCTCGGCAGCGAACTCATCGACCGTTCCAGCTACCCGACACGCCTGACCCCGGCTGGGGAAGTGTTCTACGAGCAGGCGCTCGCACTGCTCTCTCAGGCGCAGGAAGCTCGCGCGCTGTTGCGCGAGCAGCGCTCGGCAGATCATTCCGTGCTCGATTTCGCCGTGCCACACACGCTGTCGATGACGTTTTTCCCGCGCTGGCTCAAGACATTGGAAAAGCGCATGGGACTGTTGCGCAGCCGCTTACGCGCGCTCAATGTGCACGATGCCGCCATGTCGCTGACCGATGGCGGCTGTGACCTGCTGATGTGCTACTACCACCCGAGCCAGCCGCTGCAACTGGACGCAGCACGCTACGAGATGGTCGTGCTCGGCAGTGAGCGCTTCAGCCCCTACAGCGCGCCGACAGCGCAAAAACGGGCTCGCTTCAAGCTGCCCGGCACGCCCGAGGCACCCGTGCCTTATCTGGCCTATACCTCGAACGCCTATCTGGGGCGGATGGCCGATCTGCTGGCCGGGGATGCCTCCAGTCCGCCTTATCTCGACAAGGTGTACGAGACGGATATGGCCGAGGCGCTCAAGGCCATGGTGCTCGCCGGGCATGGCGTGGCTTTTTTGCCGGAAAGCGCCGTGGTGGACTCGGTCGCGCGCGACGAACTGATCGATCTTGCCCCGCCGGGCAAGGCCGCGGCGCCGTGGCATCTGGACATGGAAATTCGTCTGTACCGCGACCGCCTCGCTTATACCGACCCCAGCAACCGGCGCGAGCGCGCCAAGCGCGATGTCGTCGAAGCGTTCTGGCAGGCCGTGCGCGATCAGGTCAAGGGCTGA
- a CDS encoding 3-hydroxyacyl-CoA dehydrogenase/enoyl-CoA hydratase family protein — protein sequence MGAQIAAHLVNAKVPVVLFDLPAKEGPKNGIVTRAIDGLKKLSPAPFADKADAQYIETANYEDDLEKLAGCDVVIEAIAERMDWKHDLYKKVSPHLAKHAIFASNTSGLSITELSEGFDADLKSRFCGVHFFNPPRYMHLVELIPTATTEPAILDQLETFLTSTLGKGVVRAKDTPNFIANRVGVFSILAVFAEAQKYGIPFDVVDDLTGSKLGRAKSATFRTADVVGLDTMAHVIKTMQDGLKDDPFAPTYATPPVLKALVEKGALGQKTGAGFYKKEGKVIKVLDPQSGEYVESGKKADEMVVRILKKAPAERLRLLRESTHPQAQFLWAVFRDVFHYIGVYLEQIADNAREVDFAIRWGFGWSTGPFEDWQAAGWKEIAQWVQEDIDAGHALSNAPLPKWVTSGKVAEAGGVHTAEGSYAPARDAFVPRSTLPVYQRQVFPASLVGDASADPRKFGKTIEENDAVRLWVDETPGQDDVLIVSFKSKMNTIGPAVIDGLTRAIDLAEQQYRGVVVWQPTSLKLGAPGGPFSAGADLEAAMPAFMMGGAKGIEPFIKKFQDGMMRVKYAQVPVVSAVSGIALGGGCELLLHSAKRVAALESYIGLVEVGVGLVPGGGGLKEAAIRAAEAASAAGSVQYLQFVTKSFTNAAMAKVSTSALDARDMGYLKPTDTIVYNVHELLSVARNEARALAISGYRPPLKPAGIPVAGRSGVSTIKASLVNMRDGNFISAHDFLIASRIAEAVCGGDVEAGSLVNEEWLLALERRAFIELLGTSKTQERIMGMLQTGKPVRN from the coding sequence ATGGGTGCGCAGATCGCCGCCCACCTCGTCAATGCGAAAGTGCCCGTTGTGCTGTTCGATCTGCCGGCCAAGGAAGGCCCGAAGAACGGCATCGTCACGCGTGCCATCGACGGCCTGAAGAAGCTGAGCCCTGCACCATTCGCCGACAAGGCCGACGCCCAATATATCGAAACGGCGAACTACGAAGACGACCTCGAGAAACTCGCCGGTTGCGACGTGGTGATCGAGGCGATCGCCGAGCGCATGGACTGGAAGCATGACCTCTACAAGAAGGTCTCGCCGCATCTGGCCAAGCATGCGATCTTCGCCTCGAACACGTCGGGCCTGTCGATTACCGAACTCTCGGAAGGTTTCGACGCCGATCTGAAGTCGCGCTTCTGCGGCGTGCACTTCTTCAACCCGCCGCGCTACATGCATCTGGTCGAGCTGATTCCGACCGCGACGACCGAGCCGGCGATTCTGGATCAACTCGAAACGTTCCTCACCTCCACGCTCGGCAAGGGCGTGGTGCGTGCCAAGGACACGCCGAATTTCATCGCCAACCGCGTGGGTGTGTTCTCGATTCTGGCGGTGTTCGCCGAGGCGCAGAAATACGGCATTCCGTTCGATGTCGTCGACGACCTGACCGGCAGCAAGCTCGGTCGCGCCAAGTCGGCCACGTTCCGCACGGCCGACGTGGTCGGTCTGGACACGATGGCGCACGTTATCAAGACGATGCAGGACGGCCTCAAGGACGACCCGTTCGCCCCGACGTACGCCACGCCGCCCGTGCTCAAGGCACTCGTGGAGAAGGGCGCGCTGGGTCAGAAGACCGGCGCGGGCTTCTACAAGAAGGAAGGCAAGGTCATCAAGGTACTCGACCCGCAATCGGGCGAATATGTGGAGTCGGGCAAGAAGGCCGACGAGATGGTCGTGCGCATTCTGAAGAAGGCGCCGGCCGAGCGCCTGCGTCTGCTGCGTGAGTCGACTCACCCGCAAGCCCAGTTCCTGTGGGCCGTGTTCCGTGACGTGTTCCACTACATCGGCGTATATCTCGAGCAGATCGCCGACAACGCGCGCGAAGTGGACTTCGCGATTCGTTGGGGCTTCGGCTGGAGCACTGGTCCTTTCGAGGACTGGCAGGCGGCGGGCTGGAAGGAGATCGCCCAGTGGGTGCAGGAAGACATCGACGCCGGCCATGCCCTCTCGAACGCCCCGCTGCCCAAGTGGGTGACGAGCGGTAAGGTCGCCGAGGCTGGGGGTGTGCACACGGCAGAAGGCTCGTACGCGCCGGCCAGGGACGCTTTCGTGCCGCGCAGCACGCTGCCGGTGTATCAGCGTCAGGTGTTCCCTGCATCGCTCGTGGGCGATGCCAGCGCCGATCCGCGCAAGTTCGGCAAGACCATCGAAGAGAACGACGCCGTGCGCCTGTGGGTCGACGAGACCCCGGGCCAGGACGACGTGCTCATCGTCTCGTTCAAGTCGAAGATGAATACCATCGGGCCGGCCGTCATCGACGGTCTGACCCGCGCCATCGATCTGGCCGAGCAGCAATATCGCGGCGTGGTCGTGTGGCAGCCGACGTCGCTCAAACTCGGCGCACCGGGCGGCCCGTTCTCCGCCGGTGCCGATCTGGAAGCGGCCATGCCCGCCTTCATGATGGGGGGCGCGAAGGGGATCGAGCCGTTCATCAAGAAATTCCAGGACGGCATGATGCGTGTGAAGTATGCGCAGGTGCCGGTTGTCTCGGCGGTCTCCGGCATTGCGCTGGGCGGCGGCTGCGAACTGCTGCTGCATAGCGCCAAGCGCGTGGCGGCGCTCGAGAGCTACATCGGTCTGGTGGAAGTCGGCGTCGGCCTTGTGCCGGGCGGCGGCGGCCTGAAGGAAGCGGCGATTCGTGCCGCCGAAGCGGCGAGCGCGGCGGGCAGTGTGCAATATCTCCAGTTCGTGACGAAGTCGTTCACCAACGCCGCTATGGCGAAGGTTTCGACTTCGGCGCTCGATGCCCGCGACATGGGCTATCTGAAGCCGACGGACACCATCGTCTACAACGTGCACGAACTGCTGTCGGTCGCACGCAACGAGGCCCGGGCGCTGGCCATCTCCGGGTATCGTCCGCCGCTCAAGCCTGCCGGCATTCCCGTTGCCGGTCGTTCGGGAGTGTCGACGATCAAGGCGTCGCTCGTGAACATGCGTGACGGCAACTTCATTTCGGCGCACGACTTCCTGATCGCCTCGCGCATTGCCGAAGCCGTGTGCGGCGGCGACGTGGAAGCCGGCAGCCTCGTGAACGAAGAGTGGCTGTTGGCGCTCGAGCGTCGTGCCTTCATCGAATTGCTGGGCACCTCGAAGACCCAGGAACGCATCATGGGCATGCTGCAAACCGGCAAGCCGGTGCGCAACTAA
- a CDS encoding ABCB family ABC transporter ATP-binding protein/permease: protein MRRFTPAEPAPAASGAARPARGDWQVIKSLFPYLLEFRGRVALALSCLVLAKVANLGVPIIMKHIVDALGPVTALSATARATGDPSLIVVGSLGLLVIAYGVVRLSTSLFTELREILFSKVTESAVRQIALKVFRHLHALSLRFHLERQTGGMSRDIERGTRGIQSMISYSLYSILPTLIEVALVLGFFVVRYDAFYAIVTLIALAFYIVFTVKVTEWRTHFRRTMNELDSKANARAIDSLINYETVKYFGNEAFETQRYDENLKRYRAAAIRSQNSLSVLNFGQQVIIASGLILILWHATQGVMSGRMTLGDLVLVNTFMLQLYIPLNFLGVIYRELKQAMTDMDRMFTLLDVNREVADPPGAQPLVCRGSTVRFDHVNFGYEASRQILHDVDFTVAAGTTTAVVGHSGSGKSTLSRLLFRFYDVGFPGVPAGRITIDGQDIRDVTQDSLRAAIGIVPQDTVLFNDTIYYNIAYGNPSASREQVIAAARAAHIHDFIESLPAGYDSMVGERGLKLSGGEKQRVAIARTILKNPHILIFDEATSALDSRSEQAIQSELRNIARERTTLVIAHRLSTVVHAAQIIVLDKGRIVERGTHDELLRAEGLYAQMWALQQQRRGGEGDTEASHFATVVS from the coding sequence ATGAGACGTTTCACTCCGGCGGAGCCTGCGCCGGCGGCCTCCGGTGCTGCCAGGCCGGCTCGCGGCGACTGGCAAGTCATCAAGTCGCTGTTCCCCTACCTGCTTGAATTCCGCGGACGTGTCGCGCTGGCGCTGTCGTGTCTCGTGCTCGCCAAGGTCGCCAACCTCGGCGTGCCGATCATCATGAAGCATATCGTCGACGCACTCGGCCCGGTGACGGCGCTCTCGGCCACGGCGCGCGCGACGGGCGATCCGAGCCTGATCGTCGTCGGCAGCCTCGGCCTGCTGGTCATTGCCTACGGGGTGGTGCGCCTGTCCACCTCGCTCTTCACGGAACTGCGGGAAATCCTGTTTTCCAAGGTAACGGAGAGTGCGGTGCGGCAAATCGCGCTCAAGGTGTTTCGCCACCTGCACGCGCTGTCGCTGCGATTCCACCTGGAGCGCCAGACGGGCGGCATGAGCCGCGATATCGAGCGAGGCACGCGAGGCATCCAGTCGATGATCTCGTACTCGCTTTACAGCATTTTGCCGACGCTGATCGAGGTGGCGCTCGTGCTGGGCTTCTTCGTCGTGCGCTACGACGCCTTTTACGCCATTGTCACGCTTATCGCGCTTGCGTTCTACATCGTGTTCACGGTGAAGGTCACGGAGTGGCGCACGCACTTTCGGCGCACGATGAACGAACTCGACTCGAAGGCCAACGCCCGCGCCATCGATTCGCTCATCAACTACGAGACGGTGAAGTATTTCGGTAACGAAGCGTTTGAGACGCAGCGTTACGACGAGAATCTCAAGCGCTATCGCGCGGCGGCGATTCGTTCGCAGAATTCGCTTTCGGTGCTGAATTTCGGCCAGCAGGTCATCATCGCGAGCGGCCTGATTCTGATTCTCTGGCACGCTACGCAGGGCGTCATGAGCGGACGCATGACGCTGGGCGATCTGGTGCTTGTCAATACGTTCATGTTGCAGCTCTACATTCCGCTGAACTTCCTCGGTGTCATCTACCGCGAACTCAAGCAGGCAATGACTGACATGGACCGCATGTTCACGCTGCTCGACGTCAACCGCGAAGTGGCCGATCCGCCGGGCGCGCAGCCTCTTGTCTGTCGCGGCAGCACGGTGCGCTTCGATCACGTGAACTTTGGTTACGAGGCGTCGCGCCAGATTCTGCACGATGTCGATTTCACCGTGGCGGCAGGGACCACCACGGCGGTCGTCGGACATAGCGGCTCGGGCAAATCGACGCTTTCGCGGTTGTTGTTCCGCTTCTATGACGTAGGCTTCCCCGGTGTACCTGCGGGGCGTATCACTATCGACGGTCAGGACATTCGCGACGTAACGCAGGATTCGCTGCGCGCGGCCATTGGCATCGTGCCGCAGGACACGGTGCTGTTCAACGACACCATCTACTACAACATTGCGTACGGCAACCCGTCGGCGTCGCGCGAGCAGGTCATCGCTGCGGCCCGTGCAGCGCATATCCACGATTTCATTGAGAGTCTGCCGGCAGGTTACGACTCGATGGTCGGAGAGCGCGGCCTCAAGCTCTCCGGCGGCGAGAAGCAGCGCGTGGCGATTGCCCGCACCATTCTCAAGAATCCGCACATTCTGATTTTCGACGAAGCGACCTCGGCGCTGGACTCGCGCTCGGAGCAGGCGATTCAGTCGGAGTTGCGCAACATCGCCCGTGAACGCACCACGCTGGTGATCGCACACCGCCTCTCCACGGTCGTGCACGCGGCGCAGATCATCGTACTCGACAAGGGGCGCATCGTGGAGCGCGGCACGCACGACGAGTTGCTGCGCGCCGAAGGACTTTATGCGCAGATGTGGGCATTGCAGCAGCAACGTCGCGGCGGGGAGGGCGATACCGAGGCGTCGCACTTTGCCACGGTCGTGTCCTGA
- a CDS encoding Glu/Leu/Phe/Val family dehydrogenase translates to MSQTSHALPSYLDAEHLGPWGNYLQQVDRVTPYLGTLSRWVETLKRPKRILIVDCPIELDNGTIAHFEGYRVQHNTSRGPGKGGVRFHQDVTLSEVMALSAWMSVKNAAVNVPYGGAKGGIRVDPRKLSRGELERLTRRYTSEINIIIGPTKDIPAPDVNTNEQIMAWMMDTYSMNEGSTATGVVTGKPISLGGSLGRREATGRGVFVVSCEAARRLGMDVRGARVIVQGFGNVGGIAARLFHEAGAHVIGVQDHTGTIYKSDGLDVVNLLKHVAETGGVGGFPAAETIKDDEFWSLDCEFLIPAALENQITEKNADKIRAKVVVEGANGPTTTAADDILRSKNILVVPDVVANAGGVTVSYFEWVQDFSSFFWTEEEINHRLERIMREAFDGVWNVAQEHKVSLRTAAFIVACTRILQAREMRGLYP, encoded by the coding sequence ATGTCGCAAACGTCACATGCCTTGCCCTCTTACCTCGACGCCGAGCATCTCGGCCCGTGGGGTAACTACCTCCAGCAGGTTGATCGTGTCACCCCCTATCTGGGCACGCTCTCGCGCTGGGTCGAAACGCTCAAGCGTCCGAAACGCATTCTGATCGTCGATTGCCCGATCGAACTCGATAACGGCACCATCGCCCATTTCGAGGGCTATCGTGTCCAGCACAACACCTCGCGCGGCCCCGGCAAGGGCGGCGTGCGCTTTCACCAGGACGTCACGCTTTCCGAAGTCATGGCCCTGTCGGCCTGGATGTCGGTCAAGAACGCAGCCGTGAACGTGCCGTACGGCGGCGCCAAGGGGGGCATCCGTGTCGACCCGCGCAAGCTCTCGCGCGGCGAGCTCGAGCGCCTCACGCGCCGTTACACCAGTGAAATCAACATCATCATCGGGCCGACGAAGGATATTCCGGCGCCCGACGTCAACACCAATGAGCAGATCATGGCGTGGATGATGGACACCTACTCGATGAACGAGGGTTCCACGGCCACGGGTGTCGTGACCGGCAAGCCGATCTCGCTGGGCGGCTCGCTGGGCCGCCGCGAAGCGACTGGCCGCGGCGTGTTCGTGGTGAGCTGCGAAGCGGCCCGCCGTCTGGGCATGGACGTGCGCGGTGCGCGCGTGATCGTGCAGGGCTTCGGCAACGTGGGCGGTATCGCCGCCCGCCTGTTCCATGAGGCCGGCGCCCATGTCATCGGCGTGCAAGATCACACCGGTACGATCTACAAGTCGGACGGCCTCGATGTGGTGAATCTGCTCAAGCACGTTGCCGAAACTGGCGGCGTGGGCGGTTTCCCGGCAGCCGAGACCATCAAGGACGACGAATTCTGGTCGCTCGACTGCGAATTCCTGATCCCGGCAGCCCTGGAAAACCAGATTACCGAGAAGAATGCCGACAAAATCCGCGCAAAGGTCGTGGTCGAAGGCGCCAACGGCCCGACGACGACGGCAGCCGACGACATTCTGCGCAGCAAGAATATTCTTGTCGTGCCGGACGTGGTCGCCAACGCCGGCGGTGTGACGGTCTCGTATTTCGAGTGGGTGCAGGACTTCTCGAGCTTCTTCTGGACCGAGGAAGAGATCAATCACCGCCTGGAGCGCATTATGCGAGAGGCGTTCGACGGGGTGTGGAATGTGGCGCAGGAACACAAGGTTTCGCTGCGTACCGCCGCATTCATCGTGGCGTGTACCCGTATCCTGCAAGCCCGTGAGATGCGCGGCCTGTACCCCTGA
- a CDS encoding enoyl-CoA hydratase, translating to MEDVLVQRQGAVQVLTFNRAHKKNAITAAMYQAVADGIAEAEADPSVRVILIQGQPEAFSAGNDLEDFLKHPPKDDNAPVFQFLRAISQATKPIVAAVAGNAVGVGTTLLLHCDVVYAADTARFSLPFSQLALCPEAASSWLLPRVAGYQRAAEKLLFGEPFDVNEAVAMGFVNRIVPAAELAEYAAKRAAQLAAMPAGSLRVTKQLMKGDSARDVQERIRDEALEFGKRLVSPEAREAFTAFFEKRKPDFNQFS from the coding sequence ATGGAAGACGTATTGGTGCAGCGTCAGGGCGCCGTGCAGGTGCTGACGTTCAACCGTGCACACAAGAAAAACGCGATTACCGCAGCCATGTATCAGGCCGTTGCCGACGGCATTGCCGAAGCCGAGGCCGATCCGTCGGTGCGCGTGATTCTGATTCAGGGGCAGCCGGAGGCCTTCTCGGCAGGCAACGATCTCGAGGATTTCCTGAAGCACCCGCCGAAGGACGACAACGCCCCCGTGTTCCAGTTCCTGCGAGCGATCAGTCAGGCGACCAAGCCGATCGTTGCGGCGGTGGCGGGCAACGCGGTCGGTGTTGGCACTACGCTGCTGCTGCATTGCGACGTGGTGTACGCCGCCGACACGGCGCGCTTCTCGCTGCCGTTCTCGCAACTGGCGCTGTGTCCCGAGGCCGCGTCGAGCTGGCTGCTGCCGCGCGTGGCGGGCTACCAGCGTGCCGCCGAGAAGTTGCTCTTCGGTGAGCCGTTCGACGTGAACGAAGCCGTGGCCATGGGTTTCGTCAATCGTATCGTGCCGGCGGCCGAACTGGCGGAGTACGCCGCGAAGCGCGCTGCACAACTGGCCGCCATGCCGGCGGGATCGTTGCGTGTGACCAAGCAGTTGATGAAGGGCGATAGCGCACGGGACGTGCAGGAGCGCATTCGCGACGAAGCGCTGGAGTTCGGCAAACGGCTGGTGTCGCCCGAAGCGCGCGAGGCTTTCACCGCGTTTTTCGAGAAACGTAAGCCGGATTTCAATCAGTTCTCGTAA
- a CDS encoding acyl-CoA thioesterase codes for MSTPTPALTALPDEKELALRVLPMPADANAHGDVFGGWIMSQVDIAGSIPAAQRANGRVATIAVNSFLFKEPVFVGDLLSFYATIVKTGNTSITVYVEAYAQRMRLSHEIVKVTEAMVTYVATDEDRRPRPLPKLETLG; via the coding sequence ATGAGTACCCCGACCCCCGCCCTCACGGCACTGCCCGACGAAAAAGAACTGGCGTTGCGTGTGCTACCGATGCCCGCTGACGCCAACGCCCATGGCGACGTATTCGGCGGCTGGATCATGTCGCAGGTCGACATTGCCGGCTCGATTCCCGCCGCGCAACGCGCCAACGGCCGCGTGGCGACCATCGCCGTGAATTCGTTCCTGTTCAAGGAGCCGGTGTTCGTCGGCGATTTGCTGAGCTTCTACGCCACGATCGTGAAGACAGGCAACACGTCCATCACCGTCTATGTGGAGGCCTATGCGCAGCGCATGCGCCTGTCGCACGAGATCGTCAAAGTCACCGAGGCGATGGTGACCTATGTGGCCACCGACGAAGACCGTCGTCCGCGTCCACTGCCCAAGCTCGAAACGCTGGGCTGA
- a CDS encoding acetyl-CoA C-acyltransferase, which produces MSKQLQDAYIVAATRAPIGKAPKGSYKNTRPDDLLATILKSTLAQVPDLDPKVIEDAIIGCAIPEAQQGLNVARIGALLSGLPNTVGGVTVNRFCASGLTALAMAADRIRVGEADAMFAGGVESMSMVPMMGNTPSLSPSIFERDENVGIAYGMGLTAEKVAQQWGVTREAQDAFALASHQKAIKAQQAGEFTNEITPIEIVERFPNLATGEVSIKTRTLSLDEGPRPDTSIEGLAKLRPVFANKGSVTAGNSSQTSDGAGALLVVSEKILKQFNLTPLARFVSFAVRGVPPEIMGIGPKEAIPAALRAAGLTQDQMDWIELNEAFAAQALAVIKDLDLDTSKVNPMGGAIALGHPLGATGAVRAATVVHALRRHNLKYGMVTMCVGTGMGAAGILERM; this is translated from the coding sequence ATGAGCAAACAACTGCAAGACGCCTACATCGTCGCCGCCACGCGTGCGCCGATCGGCAAGGCACCCAAGGGCAGCTACAAGAACACCCGTCCCGACGATCTGCTCGCGACCATCCTCAAGAGCACGCTTGCCCAGGTGCCGGATCTCGATCCGAAGGTGATCGAAGACGCGATCATCGGCTGCGCTATTCCCGAAGCCCAGCAAGGTCTGAACGTGGCGCGTATCGGCGCGCTGCTCTCGGGGTTGCCGAATACGGTGGGCGGCGTGACCGTCAACCGCTTCTGCGCCTCGGGTCTGACGGCGCTCGCCATGGCCGCAGACCGCATCCGGGTGGGCGAAGCCGACGCGATGTTTGCCGGCGGCGTGGAAAGCATGAGCATGGTGCCGATGATGGGCAACACGCCGTCGCTCTCGCCGTCGATCTTCGAGCGCGACGAGAACGTGGGCATTGCCTACGGCATGGGGCTGACCGCCGAGAAGGTGGCTCAGCAGTGGGGCGTGACGCGCGAGGCGCAGGACGCCTTCGCACTGGCCTCGCATCAGAAGGCGATCAAGGCCCAGCAAGCCGGCGAGTTCACGAACGAGATCACGCCGATCGAGATCGTCGAGCGATTCCCGAATCTGGCGACGGGCGAAGTGTCGATCAAGACGCGCACCCTCTCGCTCGACGAAGGCCCACGTCCGGATACGTCGATCGAGGGGCTCGCCAAACTGCGCCCGGTGTTCGCGAACAAGGGCTCGGTCACGGCCGGCAACAGTTCGCAGACGTCGGACGGCGCGGGCGCGCTGCTCGTTGTAAGCGAGAAGATTCTCAAGCAATTCAACCTCACGCCGCTCGCGCGGTTTGTGTCGTTCGCCGTGCGCGGCGTGCCGCCGGAGATCATGGGTATCGGTCCGAAGGAAGCCATTCCGGCCGCGCTGCGCGCCGCGGGCCTCACGCAGGACCAGATGGACTGGATCGAACTGAACGAGGCGTTTGCAGCGCAGGCGCTGGCCGTCATCAAAGATCTGGATCTCGATACCAGCAAGGTCAACCCGATGGGCGGCGCAATTGCTCTGGGCCACCCACTGGGCGCGACCGGCGCAGTCCGGGCAGCGACGGTGGTGCATGCGCTGCGTCGTCACAACCTGAAGTACGGCATGGTGACGATGTGCGTGGGCACCGGTATGGGCGCTGCGGGGATTCTGGAGCGTATGTAA